From Chlorogloeopsis sp. ULAP01, a single genomic window includes:
- a CDS encoding ssl1498 family light-harvesting-like protein, which produces MYTLDKEQLVENNAVEPKISYAEYPSPEQQVWYALQGAIGIVLLTLLALTTSFVIWWKF; this is translated from the coding sequence ATGTACACTCTAGACAAGGAACAACTTGTTGAAAATAACGCAGTTGAGCCTAAGATTTCCTATGCTGAATATCCTTCCCCAGAGCAACAAGTTTGGTACGCATTGCAAGGGGCAATAGGGATTGTGCTGTTAACTCTGTTAGCTTTAACTACATCTTTTGTCATTTGGTGGAAGTTTTGA
- the metG gene encoding methionine--tRNA ligase: MQIQYQNPYGGDCKFSIISTTPINTNDIKVKYLITSALPYINGIKHLGNLVGSMLPADVYARFLRQEGETVLFICATDEHGTPTEIAALEAGLDVATFCERMHGLQAEIYRNLGLSFDYFGRNSSVYNQELTQYFYQSLDKNGFIEEREISLVYSLDDECFLPDRYIIGTCPHCGYQSARGDQCENCTSLLDPTELIEPRSAISGSTRLEVRKTKHLFLKLSALSHEVKAWVEKHPNWSNLTKSIAMKWLNEGLQDRCITRDITWGIPVPRLGFEGKVFYVWFDAPIGYIAATKGWGIENSQDWETWWREPENTFYVQFMAKDNLPFHTIMFPAMILGTRENWKLPDQIKGFNWLTYYGGKFSTSSKRGVFLDQALSILPADYWRYSLLSMIPESADSAFTWELFQVKVNKDLSDTFGNFVNRILKFTVKNFGATIPEGGSFGQKEQELQNTCKQLVNKYCESLKNMEFRKAIEALYSLWSVGNQYVDARAPWKLIKENPEEAAQVVRTCINLIRIYALVSLPILPFTSAKLFDALHLSNTDRTTKISESVNFDALYPGHPINIIPPLFRKLEEEEIRELSVRFGMRN, translated from the coding sequence ATACAAATCCAATATCAAAATCCTTATGGGGGTGACTGCAAATTCTCCATTATATCCACAACGCCTATAAATACTAATGACATTAAGGTAAAGTACCTAATCACCAGCGCACTGCCCTACATCAACGGCATCAAACATTTGGGGAACCTTGTAGGTTCTATGCTTCCAGCAGATGTATATGCTCGTTTCTTGAGACAGGAAGGCGAAACAGTTCTCTTCATCTGCGCTACTGATGAACATGGTACACCGACAGAAATAGCTGCTTTGGAAGCAGGACTGGATGTAGCTACTTTCTGTGAAAGAATGCACGGACTCCAGGCAGAAATTTATAGAAACCTTGGTTTGTCGTTTGACTATTTTGGTCGCAACTCATCAGTTTATAACCAAGAGCTAACCCAGTATTTTTATCAGTCTCTGGACAAAAACGGTTTTATAGAAGAACGGGAGATTAGCCTCGTTTACTCTCTTGATGATGAGTGTTTTTTGCCGGATAGATATATTATTGGGACTTGTCCCCATTGCGGATATCAATCAGCAAGGGGAGATCAGTGTGAAAATTGTACATCTTTACTCGACCCAACTGAATTGATAGAACCGCGTTCTGCAATTTCAGGAAGCACACGTTTAGAAGTCCGAAAAACCAAGCACCTGTTCTTAAAGCTTTCTGCACTCTCCCATGAGGTAAAAGCTTGGGTTGAGAAACATCCAAATTGGTCTAACCTCACTAAGTCAATTGCGATGAAGTGGTTAAATGAAGGACTTCAAGACCGATGCATCACTCGCGACATTACTTGGGGAATTCCTGTTCCCCGCCTGGGATTTGAGGGAAAAGTTTTCTATGTTTGGTTTGATGCACCCATTGGATATATCGCTGCAACTAAAGGATGGGGTATAGAAAATTCCCAAGATTGGGAAACGTGGTGGCGCGAGCCAGAAAATACCTTTTACGTGCAATTTATGGCTAAGGATAACTTGCCATTCCACACGATTATGTTTCCAGCGATGATTCTAGGTACGCGAGAAAACTGGAAACTGCCCGATCAAATTAAGGGATTTAATTGGCTAACATACTATGGCGGTAAGTTTTCTACTAGTTCAAAACGAGGAGTTTTTCTAGACCAGGCACTCTCAATCTTACCTGCCGATTATTGGCGATATAGTCTTTTGTCGATGATTCCTGAATCTGCTGATTCTGCTTTTACTTGGGAGTTATTTCAAGTGAAGGTTAACAAAGATTTATCTGATACTTTTGGCAACTTTGTTAATCGAATTCTTAAGTTTACTGTCAAAAATTTTGGCGCAACTATTCCTGAAGGTGGCAGCTTTGGTCAAAAAGAACAGGAACTACAAAATACTTGCAAGCAACTTGTGAACAAATACTGCGAATCTTTGAAAAATATGGAGTTTCGCAAGGCAATAGAAGCTCTCTATTCCTTATGGTCTGTTGGCAATCAGTATGTTGATGCAAGGGCGCCGTGGAAACTGATTAAAGAGAACCCTGAAGAAGCAGCCCAAGTGGTGCGAACTTGTATTAATTTAATCCGAATTTATGCACTTGTTTCTCTTCCAATTCTTCCATTCACCTCTGCAAAGCTTTTTGATGCACTGCATTTATCTAATACCGACAGAACGACAAAGATCAGCGAAAGTGTGAATTTTGATGCTTTGTATCCAGGTCATCCAATTAATATCATTCCACCACTGTTTCGGAAGTTGGAAGAAGAAGAAATTAGAGAATTATCAGTCAGATTTGGAATGAGAAATTAA